The Altererythrobacter sp. Root672 genome includes a window with the following:
- a CDS encoding GtrA family protein has product MALLEIDGDELRNELAAIGRFILVGILNTAIGYAIILTGLAAGLGDYSANLAGFVLGFPIAYTLQRRWTFRTSSKATILEAALYALCFLAAYGINLAVIAIGRRLGYEENAIVQLAAICFYSGSFYVLTRLIVFRGKAPASQSRRN; this is encoded by the coding sequence ATGGCTCTGCTAGAAATCGACGGCGATGAACTACGCAACGAGCTTGCGGCGATCGGGCGGTTCATCCTGGTCGGGATACTCAATACGGCGATCGGATATGCGATCATCCTCACGGGGCTGGCCGCCGGGCTTGGCGACTATTCGGCAAACCTGGCTGGTTTCGTTCTCGGCTTCCCGATTGCCTATACCTTGCAGCGTCGCTGGACTTTCCGAACAAGTTCCAAGGCGACGATCCTGGAAGCCGCGCTCTACGCGCTGTGTTTCCTGGCTGCGTACGGGATAAACCTTGCAGTCATCGCCATTGGCCGACGGCTAGGTTACGAGGAAAACGCAATCGTACAACTTGCCGCGATCTGCTTTTACTCTGGATCGTTCTATGTATTGACGCGGCTTATTGTCTTTCGCGGAAAGGCACCAGCGTCGCAGTCTCGGCGAAATTGA
- a CDS encoding LemA family protein has translation MEWILLAVVVVLLVGVIGIYNRLVALRQNVNQGVADIDAQLRQRHDLVPNLVNTVRGYATHERSTLDAVVEARNRAAQGTNSASEAQLRVALDKLLALGEAYPDLKASANFQELQRELADVEDKLAAARRALNAAVSRFNAAIQSFPAILFAGTLGFREADFHRLDASEQGTVDQVPSVSF, from the coding sequence ATGGAATGGATACTGCTCGCGGTAGTGGTCGTGCTGTTGGTCGGTGTAATCGGCATTTACAATCGGCTCGTCGCCCTTCGTCAGAACGTGAACCAGGGCGTAGCGGACATCGATGCCCAGCTGCGCCAGCGGCATGACCTGGTGCCCAACCTAGTCAACACGGTGAGAGGCTACGCGACTCACGAGCGCTCCACGCTCGACGCCGTAGTCGAAGCACGCAATCGCGCAGCGCAGGGCACGAACTCGGCCAGCGAGGCGCAGCTTCGCGTCGCGCTCGACAAGCTGCTGGCGCTGGGTGAAGCCTATCCGGACCTCAAGGCCAGCGCCAATTTCCAGGAACTGCAGCGCGAGCTGGCCGACGTGGAGGACAAGCTGGCCGCAGCCCGCCGAGCTCTCAATGCCGCCGTGTCGCGCTTCAACGCTGCAATTCAGTCATTTCCCGCGATTCTTTTCGCGGGAACCCTGGGCTTTCGCGAGGCTGATTTTCATCGACTCGATGCGAGCGAACAAGGCACCGTCGATCAGGTTCCATCCGTAAGCTTTTGA
- a CDS encoding DUF3137 domain-containing protein: MIERPNVEALLAGPLGEWLERQVQVRAEAKAKSNKRFVIAGLIGAVLAFVGWTTLPIPEQIKAFGTLAIALVGAAWAYAPRAKAIEETKNGINKAIAASLGLSYEMEFDPGHGFDLARRYGLLPSYDRSNFEDLWSGPLGARAFTLHEAHLEEERGSGKNRSYVTVFRGAILTISFDRRFLGTTLVERSNKHRKLFGGSQDSVELDGLELDYVDMVHPDFQDRFSVWSDDQVEARYLVHPRYVERLLDIEQAFSGKDVRTLFKGGELVIVIESENMFESGSLDASEDRARVTRCVDQFMTLVDLCEALNEPAR, encoded by the coding sequence ATGATCGAACGTCCGAACGTGGAAGCCTTGTTGGCGGGACCGCTGGGCGAGTGGCTCGAACGTCAGGTTCAAGTCCGGGCAGAGGCCAAGGCCAAGTCGAACAAGCGCTTCGTGATCGCAGGGCTGATCGGGGCGGTGCTGGCCTTCGTTGGCTGGACCACCCTCCCCATCCCCGAGCAGATCAAGGCGTTCGGCACCCTGGCGATCGCCCTGGTCGGCGCGGCCTGGGCCTATGCTCCCCGCGCCAAGGCGATCGAGGAGACCAAGAACGGCATCAACAAGGCGATCGCCGCTTCGCTCGGCCTCTCCTACGAAATGGAGTTTGATCCCGGCCACGGCTTCGACCTCGCCAGGCGCTATGGCCTGTTGCCGAGCTACGACCGGTCGAACTTCGAGGACCTGTGGAGCGGCCCTTTGGGAGCCCGCGCCTTCACCCTGCACGAAGCGCATCTCGAAGAGGAGCGCGGCAGCGGCAAGAACCGCAGCTACGTCACCGTGTTTCGCGGCGCGATCCTCACGATCAGCTTCGACAGGCGATTTCTCGGAACAACGCTAGTCGAACGCTCGAACAAACACCGCAAGCTGTTCGGCGGGTCCCAGGATTCAGTCGAACTCGACGGGCTTGAGCTCGACTATGTCGACATGGTCCACCCCGACTTTCAGGACCGCTTCTCGGTGTGGTCGGACGATCAGGTGGAGGCCCGCTACCTCGTCCACCCTCGCTACGTCGAGCGCCTGCTCGACATCGAACAGGCGTTCAGCGGCAAAGACGTGCGCACACTGTTCAAGGGCGGCGAACTGGTCATCGTCATCGAGAGCGAGAACATGTTCGAAAGCGGCTCGCTCGACGCCAGCGAGGACCGTGCCAGGGTCACTCGCTGCGTCGATCAGTTCATGACGCTCGTCGACTTGTGCGAGGCCCTGAACGAGCCGGCCAGGTAA
- a CDS encoding type III PLP-dependent enzyme, whose translation MHIYPDAKAVVRALAPDEPVICNRPHAAARAARFFAESFPGKSMYAVKANPSPELLQILWDSGITHFDVASIAEVRLVRGLLPEATLCFMHPVKTKSAIAEAYKVHGVRTFSLDTHEELAKIVEATDGAQDLNLLVRLRVSSEHSELSLAAKFGTDLVDAGSLLQATRQHCDALGICFHVGSQAMTPFAYVQALERVRVAIVEAAVTVDIIDVGGGFPSSYPGMEPPPLEDYFALIHRHFEALPISYSAELWAEPGRALCAEYSSMIVKVEKRRSDELYINDGAYGALFDAAHVAWRFPVRALEDDLTQPLEEFAFYGPTCDDADYMKGPFMLPADIQAGDYIEIGMLGAYGAAMKTRFNGFGVAEAVIANDEPMASLYTGERKDPRASDNVVSLR comes from the coding sequence TTGCACATCTATCCTGACGCCAAGGCTGTAGTTCGCGCTCTCGCGCCGGATGAACCCGTGATCTGCAACCGCCCGCACGCCGCGGCGCGGGCTGCTCGCTTCTTTGCCGAGAGCTTTCCCGGCAAGTCGATGTATGCGGTAAAAGCGAATCCCTCGCCCGAACTGCTGCAGATCCTGTGGGATTCGGGAATCACTCACTTCGACGTGGCCTCGATTGCCGAGGTGCGTCTCGTCCGCGGGCTGCTGCCCGAAGCGACGCTGTGCTTCATGCATCCGGTCAAGACGAAGAGCGCCATCGCCGAAGCCTACAAGGTCCACGGCGTCCGCACCTTCAGCCTCGATACGCACGAAGAGCTGGCGAAGATCGTCGAAGCCACCGACGGCGCGCAGGACCTGAACCTGCTGGTCCGCCTGCGCGTGTCTTCCGAGCATTCTGAGCTCTCTCTCGCTGCCAAGTTCGGCACGGACCTGGTTGACGCCGGATCGCTCTTGCAGGCGACTCGCCAGCATTGCGACGCGCTCGGCATCTGCTTCCACGTCGGTAGCCAGGCGATGACGCCGTTCGCTTATGTCCAGGCGCTCGAGCGCGTTCGCGTGGCGATCGTCGAGGCGGCGGTCACGGTCGATATCATCGACGTGGGCGGCGGTTTCCCTAGCTCCTATCCGGGCATGGAGCCTCCGCCGCTCGAAGACTACTTCGCGCTGATTCACCGCCACTTCGAAGCTCTGCCGATTTCGTACTCGGCCGAACTTTGGGCTGAGCCGGGCAGGGCGCTCTGCGCCGAATACAGCTCGATGATCGTCAAGGTCGAGAAGCGCCGCAGTGACGAGCTCTACATCAACGACGGTGCCTATGGCGCGCTGTTCGATGCCGCACACGTGGCCTGGCGTTTCCCGGTTCGCGCGCTGGAGGATGACCTCACCCAGCCGCTCGAGGAATTCGCGTTCTACGGACCGACTTGCGACGACGCCGACTACATGAAGGGTCCCTTCATGTTGCCGGCCGACATCCAGGCGGGCGACTACATCGAGATCGGCATGCTCGGTGCCTACGGTGCGGCGATGAAGACGCGGTTCAACGGATTCGGCGTGGCCGAAGCCGTAATCGCGAACGATGAGCCGATGGCGAGCCTCTATACAGGCGAGCGTAAGGATCCTCGTGCCAGCGACAACGTCGTGAGTCTGCGCTAG
- a CDS encoding NAD-dependent epimerase/dehydratase family protein: protein MEGSVCLVTGAAGFIGSHLTDRLIREGAKVHAVIRPGSHVGRIARNADKIVIHRADLEDRDAVRTCIERVQPEIVFHLGAETRAGTQASPAAAHLSVKHLVEPLISLVEALEGLSVPPAVVVRAGSIAEYGDVPLPYLEGVREAPRNAYGAGLLAGTQYLEMLADKLAFPVITARLALTYGPGQSHNFLLPALVEACLAGRDFDIKRPEDRRDLIHVDDVVDALLLVAKQHDRACRLVNIGTGVAPTMRQVAETVVTLIGSDPQRLHFGPAQSPSTELRSDTSLAWQVFGWRASLSLEEGLARLLSVGDGDHLRAGHGSG, encoded by the coding sequence ATGGAAGGGTCAGTCTGTCTCGTTACAGGTGCTGCGGGCTTTATCGGCTCGCACCTGACCGACCGGCTGATCCGTGAAGGGGCAAAGGTACACGCGGTCATCCGGCCAGGATCACATGTTGGGCGGATCGCCCGCAACGCAGACAAAATCGTCATCCACCGTGCTGATCTCGAAGATCGGGATGCGGTTAGAACTTGCATCGAGCGGGTCCAGCCAGAGATCGTTTTCCATCTCGGTGCGGAAACGCGGGCGGGCACACAGGCATCGCCTGCGGCAGCGCATCTCTCCGTAAAGCACCTCGTCGAGCCCCTGATCAGTCTGGTCGAAGCGCTCGAGGGTCTCAGTGTGCCGCCAGCTGTCGTGGTGCGCGCGGGCAGTATCGCCGAATATGGCGACGTACCGCTCCCCTATCTTGAGGGCGTCCGCGAGGCCCCGCGAAACGCCTACGGTGCGGGTCTTCTTGCCGGTACGCAGTACCTCGAGATGTTAGCGGACAAGCTTGCGTTTCCGGTCATCACCGCGCGGCTTGCGCTCACCTATGGGCCTGGCCAGTCCCACAACTTCCTGCTTCCCGCATTGGTCGAAGCCTGTCTCGCTGGGCGCGATTTCGACATCAAGCGGCCCGAAGACCGGCGCGATCTGATCCATGTGGACGACGTCGTCGACGCTCTGCTGCTGGTCGCGAAACAGCATGATCGGGCTTGCAGACTGGTAAATATCGGCACGGGTGTCGCGCCCACGATGCGACAGGTGGCCGAGACTGTTGTGACACTGATAGGCAGCGATCCGCAACGACTGCACTTCGGCCCGGCTCAATCGCCGTCGACGGAGTTGCGATCGGATACGTCGCTCGCCTGGCAAGTATTCGGGTGGCGAGCCTCGCTTTCGCTCGAAGAAGGCCTGGCCAGGCTGCTGTCGGTCGGGGATGGGGATCACTTAAGAGCGGGGCATGGCAGTGGCTGA
- a CDS encoding glycosyltransferase family 2 protein, with translation MAVAERKTLVSVLVPAYNEEANVERAYAAIVNTFSKLTDYDYEIIVTDNHSTDRTFELLEGLAKRDPKLKVIRFSRNFGYQRSLLCAYKAASGDCSVQLDCDLQDPPELIPDMLRLWGLGNQVVYGIRRSLADGFLVASSRRTFYRFISWISEDDLPVNAGEFRLVDRRILNELRKVDDTTPYLRGLISSMGFSQIGLEYDRADRIAGESKFPIKSMISLAIDGVLNHSLLPLRLASIAGIVIGMLSLVLTFVYIVGRLLLGQEWPAGFATTTILLLMSISINAIFMGIMGEYIGRLFLQAKNDAQPIIETKINFAETATLVPFRERQ, from the coding sequence ATGGCAGTGGCTGAGCGCAAGACACTCGTTTCGGTTCTGGTGCCGGCCTACAACGAGGAGGCGAACGTCGAACGCGCCTATGCGGCGATCGTGAACACGTTCAGCAAGCTCACAGACTACGACTACGAGATAATCGTCACTGACAATCACTCGACGGACAGGACGTTTGAACTGCTCGAGGGCCTCGCCAAGCGTGATCCGAAGCTCAAGGTCATCCGCTTCTCACGCAACTTCGGGTACCAGCGCTCGCTCCTGTGTGCCTACAAGGCGGCTTCGGGCGACTGTTCGGTCCAGCTCGATTGCGATCTGCAGGACCCGCCGGAGCTGATCCCCGACATGTTGCGTCTCTGGGGGCTGGGTAACCAGGTCGTCTACGGCATCCGCAGGTCCCTGGCGGACGGCTTTCTCGTCGCGTCGTCGAGACGAACTTTCTACCGCTTCATTTCCTGGATCAGCGAGGACGATCTGCCGGTCAATGCCGGTGAGTTCAGGCTGGTTGACCGGCGCATCCTGAACGAGCTGCGTAAGGTCGACGATACCACTCCCTATCTGCGCGGACTGATCAGTTCGATGGGGTTCTCCCAGATCGGACTCGAATACGATCGGGCCGACCGGATTGCCGGAGAAAGCAAGTTCCCCATCAAGTCGATGATATCCCTGGCAATCGATGGAGTGCTGAACCATTCGCTTTTGCCGCTGCGGTTGGCTTCGATCGCGGGGATCGTCATCGGGATGCTCAGCCTGGTGCTGACATTCGTCTATATCGTGGGGCGGCTACTGCTCGGTCAGGAATGGCCAGCCGGTTTTGCGACGACCACCATCCTCTTGCTGATGTCGATTTCGATCAATGCCATCTTCATGGGGATCATGGGCGAATACATCGGCAGGTTGTTCCTTCAGGCAAAGAACGATGCCCAGCCGATAATCGAAACCAAAATCAATTTCGCCGAGACTGCGACGCTGGTGCCTTTCCGCGAAAGACAATAA
- a CDS encoding entericidin A/B family lipoprotein has translation MRKAAAAILIVATLALGACNTVKGAGRDIQSVGQAGEDALKN, from the coding sequence ATGCGTAAAGCCGCTGCCGCGATCCTTATTGTCGCCACTTTGGCGCTTGGTGCCTGCAACACCGTCAAGGGTGCCGGGCGCGATATCCAGTCCGTCGGCCAGGCTGGCGAAGACGCGCTCAAGAACTGA
- a CDS encoding 1,9-bis(guanidino)-5-aza-nonane synthase: MTDAAINDTRKAELLSTEVEHIDITKFDARPLIDAMGKMSFTSRDLARATRIYNQMLGDKDCSVFLVIAGSTSAAGCMDLYAELLRNNMVDGIVATGATIVDMDFFEGLGHKHYQALEIPDDDTLRSLYIDRIYDTYIDEEDLQNVDHTIFEIAETLEPKAYSSRAFIREMGKYLVEHGKKENSLVKLAYEHDVPIFCPAFTDSSAGFGLVKHQVDAMKAGRPYLTIDSIADFRELTDIKIAAGTTGLLMIGGGVPKNFIQDTVVCAEILGHDDVEVHKYAVQITVADVRDGACSSSTLQEAASWGKVNTGIEQMVFAEAGSVMPLLASDAYHRGLWKDREKRRWAKLFA, from the coding sequence ATGACCGACGCCGCGATCAACGACACTCGTAAAGCCGAGTTGCTTTCGACTGAGGTCGAACACATCGACATCACCAAGTTCGACGCTCGCCCGCTGATCGACGCCATGGGCAAGATGAGCTTCACCAGCCGTGACCTTGCCCGCGCGACGCGCATCTACAACCAGATGCTCGGCGACAAGGATTGCTCGGTGTTCCTGGTCATCGCCGGCTCGACTTCGGCGGCGGGCTGCATGGATCTCTATGCAGAGCTGCTGCGCAACAACATGGTCGACGGCATCGTCGCGACTGGTGCCACGATCGTCGACATGGATTTCTTCGAAGGCCTCGGTCACAAGCACTACCAAGCGCTCGAGATCCCCGACGACGACACGCTGCGCTCGCTCTACATCGACCGCATCTACGACACCTACATCGACGAGGAAGACCTCCAGAACGTCGACCACACGATCTTTGAGATTGCCGAAACACTGGAACCCAAGGCCTATTCGAGCCGCGCGTTCATCCGCGAGATGGGCAAGTACCTCGTCGAGCATGGCAAGAAAGAGAACAGCCTGGTCAAGCTCGCCTACGAGCATGACGTGCCGATCTTCTGCCCGGCCTTCACCGACAGCTCTGCAGGCTTTGGTCTGGTGAAGCACCAGGTCGACGCGATGAAGGCGGGCAGGCCTTACCTCACGATCGACTCGATCGCCGATTTCCGCGAACTGACCGACATCAAGATCGCGGCCGGCACCACCGGCCTGCTGATGATCGGCGGCGGCGTGCCCAAGAACTTCATCCAGGACACCGTCGTCTGCGCTGAGATCCTCGGCCACGATGACGTCGAGGTGCACAAGTACGCCGTGCAGATCACCGTCGCCGACGTGCGCGACGGGGCCTGCTCGTCCTCGACGCTGCAGGAGGCCGCGAGCTGGGGCAAGGTCAACACCGGGATCGAGCAGATGGTCTTCGCCGAAGCCGGCTCGGTCATGCCGCTGCTGGCGTCGGACGCCTACCATCGCGGCCTGTGGAAGGATCGCGAGAAGCGCCGCTGGGCCAAGCTGTTCGCCTGA
- a CDS encoding DegT/DnrJ/EryC1/StrS family aminotransferase codes for MRVNYGQTVHGEEEIAAVVEVLRTSTQMGAKVREMQERVAALFAKSHGIMVNSGSSANYLAMELLNLPEGSEVITPALTFATTVAPIVRGRLVPAFIDAAEGTYNIDVDKIEELIGPKTKAMMIPSLIGNLPDWDRIRDIADAHGLMVIEDSADTLGATIRGTSTGTRSHISTTSFYGSHVINAAGNGGMLCVSDEELGRRALLLRSWGRTSSLYVDSESIEKRFNVELDGISYDAKFLFEELGYNVEPSEMGAAFGLIQLNKLENNIAAREHNFKRQYDFFKAYEEWFILPKQLPESRTGWLAFPMTIRADAPFTRRELQIWLEERDVQTRPVFTGNILRQPAMKSVVSTTSADGYPVADAVMRGGILLACHHGLEEAQLDYMHECFEAFVRERLFNPMQEAANA; via the coding sequence ATGCGCGTGAACTACGGCCAGACGGTCCATGGCGAAGAGGAAATCGCCGCTGTCGTGGAGGTGCTCCGCACATCCACGCAGATGGGGGCAAAAGTGCGCGAAATGCAGGAACGCGTCGCGGCGCTGTTCGCCAAGAGCCACGGCATCATGGTGAACAGCGGCTCGAGCGCGAATTACCTTGCGATGGAGCTGCTCAACCTTCCCGAAGGTAGCGAGGTCATCACTCCCGCTTTGACCTTCGCGACGACGGTTGCACCGATCGTTCGCGGGCGGCTCGTACCCGCCTTCATCGATGCGGCAGAGGGCACCTACAACATCGACGTCGACAAGATCGAGGAACTGATCGGCCCGAAGACCAAGGCCATGATGATCCCGTCCTTGATCGGCAACCTCCCCGATTGGGATAGAATTCGCGACATCGCCGATGCGCACGGCCTGATGGTGATCGAAGACAGCGCCGATACCCTGGGCGCGACGATACGCGGCACCAGCACCGGAACTCGTTCACACATCAGCACGACGAGCTTCTACGGTTCGCACGTCATCAATGCCGCCGGCAACGGTGGCATGCTGTGCGTGTCGGACGAGGAGCTTGGGCGTCGCGCGCTCTTGCTCCGGTCATGGGGCAGGACTTCGTCGCTCTACGTGGATTCCGAGAGCATCGAGAAGCGCTTCAACGTCGAGCTCGACGGAATCAGCTACGACGCGAAGTTCCTGTTCGAAGAGCTTGGCTACAACGTCGAGCCGTCGGAAATGGGCGCTGCGTTCGGGTTGATCCAGCTCAACAAGCTGGAAAACAACATCGCGGCGCGGGAGCACAACTTCAAGCGCCAGTACGACTTCTTCAAGGCGTACGAAGAGTGGTTCATCCTTCCCAAGCAGCTGCCGGAATCGCGTACCGGCTGGCTGGCATTCCCGATGACGATCCGCGCCGATGCGCCGTTCACCCGCCGCGAGCTGCAGATCTGGCTCGAGGAACGCGATGTGCAGACCCGTCCGGTCTTCACCGGCAACATCCTGCGCCAACCCGCAATGAAGTCGGTCGTTTCGACTACTTCCGCCGATGGTTACCCGGTGGCTGATGCGGTCATGCGGGGCGGTATCCTGCTCGCGTGTCATCACGGGCTCGAAGAAGCTCAACTCGACTACATGCACGAGTGTTTCGAAGCGTTCGTCCGCGAGCGTCTTTTCAATCCAATGCAAGAGGCCGCAAATGCTTGA
- a CDS encoding threonine/serine dehydratase, whose protein sequence is MRTPTREGVLRAATKVAEILPQTPLLMTEIGGTPVWIKAESLQPIGAFKIRGAWHRLTDLSDEERARGVVGVSSGNHAQGVAWAARRLGIAATIVMPSDAPSVKLDRTRAMGAEIVPYDRYKQDRDEIAQALVAERGATLVHAYADPWVIEGQGSSAIEIAAQLGGEPDRIVTPCGGGGLAAGLALACPSAKIVPVEPEGWDDVCRSLETGTIQRVAADAPPTACDALQTPATRPINFTVLKERCPFGLRVSEAEVAEAQRFAFAHLRLVVEPGGAAALAAALAGKVALDGRTAIMVTGGNVDAAKFAKVL, encoded by the coding sequence ATGCGCACGCCAACCAGAGAGGGCGTGCTTCGCGCCGCGACGAAAGTGGCAGAGATCCTGCCGCAGACGCCGCTGCTCATGACGGAGATCGGCGGCACGCCGGTTTGGATCAAGGCTGAGTCCCTTCAGCCTATCGGCGCATTCAAGATTCGCGGGGCGTGGCATCGACTGACCGATCTCTCAGACGAAGAGCGCGCACGTGGAGTGGTTGGCGTCTCCAGCGGCAATCATGCCCAAGGAGTCGCCTGGGCGGCGCGAAGGCTCGGCATCGCCGCGACTATCGTCATGCCCAGTGACGCACCCTCGGTTAAGCTCGACCGGACCCGGGCCATGGGCGCCGAGATCGTGCCCTACGATCGCTACAAGCAGGATCGGGACGAAATCGCCCAGGCCCTGGTCGCCGAGCGGGGCGCAACGCTGGTGCATGCTTACGCGGACCCATGGGTGATCGAAGGCCAGGGCAGTTCCGCCATCGAGATCGCTGCGCAACTTGGCGGCGAACCCGATCGGATCGTAACACCCTGCGGCGGAGGCGGGCTGGCCGCCGGTCTTGCCCTCGCCTGCCCGTCCGCGAAGATCGTTCCGGTGGAACCGGAAGGCTGGGACGATGTCTGCCGCAGCCTGGAAACCGGTACCATCCAGCGCGTCGCTGCCGATGCCCCGCCCACCGCCTGCGACGCCTTGCAGACCCCGGCAACCCGGCCGATCAATTTCACCGTTCTAAAAGAACGCTGCCCATTCGGTCTGCGGGTCAGTGAAGCCGAGGTCGCCGAAGCACAGCGCTTCGCCTTCGCTCATTTGCGGCTGGTGGTGGAGCCAGGCGGAGCAGCAGCTCTTGCTGCTGCACTTGCCGGCAAGGTCGCGCTCGACGGACGAACGGCCATTATGGTTACTGGCGGCAACGTTGATGCGGCCAAGTTTGCCAAAGTGCTCTGA
- a CDS encoding LuxR C-terminal-related transcriptional regulator — protein sequence MHELKNISVSLICSTSLVSEGLRRILDEREFIVEGSFKSSHALLGDGGELLPSTASELILLDVSAATELRDEVVALRKAFPKSRLVLLSDTFELDIMIEAVRAGADGYILKEIACECLLESLKLVALGEKVLPGQLIEHLPHGGMMNSNHNKVEADLASLLSEREIETLRCLIMGYPNKVIAYRLDISEATVKVHVKAILRKLMVQNRTQAAIWAVNHGLDSNAVCATIAAAPNAARRAVEGIKSDSLIAIAS from the coding sequence ATGCACGAGCTTAAAAATATCAGTGTCTCACTTATTTGTTCTACATCACTTGTGAGCGAAGGTCTCAGAAGGATATTGGACGAGAGGGAGTTCATCGTTGAGGGATCTTTCAAAAGCAGCCATGCTTTACTTGGCGATGGTGGAGAATTACTCCCCAGCACCGCTTCAGAACTTATCCTTCTCGATGTAAGCGCCGCCACCGAGTTGCGTGACGAAGTTGTCGCGCTGCGGAAGGCGTTCCCCAAGTCCAGGCTGGTGTTGCTTAGCGACACCTTCGAGCTCGACATCATGATTGAAGCTGTCAGAGCTGGAGCCGACGGATACATCCTGAAAGAGATCGCCTGCGAGTGTTTGCTGGAATCCCTCAAGCTTGTGGCGTTGGGCGAAAAGGTTCTCCCTGGCCAGTTGATTGAGCATCTGCCTCACGGCGGGATGATGAACAGCAACCACAATAAGGTTGAAGCCGACTTGGCTTCGCTGCTTTCGGAACGAGAAATCGAAACCTTGCGGTGCCTGATCATGGGCTACCCCAACAAGGTCATCGCCTATCGGCTCGATATCAGCGAGGCGACCGTCAAGGTCCACGTCAAGGCAATCCTGCGCAAGCTGATGGTCCAAAATCGGACCCAGGCGGCGATCTGGGCGGTCAATCATGGCCTGGACTCCAATGCGGTCTGCGCGACAATTGCCGCAGCTCCGAACGCCGCGCGGCGGGCCGTCGAGGGGATCAAGTCCGACAGCCTGATTGCCATTGCTTCCTGA
- a CDS encoding class I SAM-dependent methyltransferase, with protein MLDPQSVERVDHATLSSCRACKAPDPYLFLEYGSHSPAQMLIRPEDMEREQPSFPLNAHVCLECGLIAVADQIPENFFSHYLYVPSGAATMQSHFEGFSRVIAERAGTEGLVVDIGSNDGLLLAACNALGCKTLGIDPAENIAELAAARGVQTHIDYFHRQSANEVKAAHGRAKVIVTTNTFNHIGDLHSFMDAVCILLAEDGTFIIEVPRAKEMLELAEFDNMYHEHVSEFSLLSIAKLGAFFGLEVSDAQRLPNIHGGSMRVFLTRKSAGYPINPLVAEMLDEEAAGGMLDQATYDARVERFDETGMRLREMLDDLKVQGLRIAGYGASARGNTMITYYGIGTQYLDFLVDKNPLKHGLFSPNLRIPIRPVEAIEEEKPDILFMLAWNFFDEIKEQQADFRARGGKFLVPFPEPRLV; from the coding sequence ATGCTTGACCCGCAATCCGTCGAACGTGTCGACCACGCCACGCTTTCGAGCTGTCGCGCTTGCAAGGCACCGGACCCGTACCTGTTCCTGGAGTACGGCTCGCACTCGCCAGCTCAGATGCTCATCCGGCCTGAGGACATGGAACGCGAACAGCCTTCCTTTCCACTGAACGCGCACGTGTGCCTCGAATGCGGGCTGATCGCGGTGGCGGACCAGATTCCGGAGAACTTCTTCTCCCATTATCTCTATGTGCCTTCCGGCGCGGCCACGATGCAGAGCCATTTCGAAGGCTTCTCGCGCGTCATCGCCGAGCGGGCAGGGACGGAAGGGCTTGTTGTCGATATCGGCAGCAATGACGGATTGCTGCTCGCCGCCTGCAATGCCCTTGGTTGCAAGACACTGGGCATCGATCCAGCTGAGAACATTGCCGAGTTGGCTGCTGCGAGGGGGGTTCAGACCCACATCGACTACTTCCATCGGCAATCGGCAAACGAAGTGAAGGCAGCGCACGGTCGCGCCAAGGTCATCGTCACGACCAACACCTTCAATCACATCGGCGACCTGCACAGCTTCATGGATGCCGTCTGCATCCTGCTTGCCGAGGACGGTACCTTCATCATCGAAGTACCGCGCGCGAAGGAAATGCTCGAACTGGCCGAGTTCGACAACATGTATCACGAGCATGTTTCGGAGTTCAGTCTCCTGTCGATCGCGAAGCTAGGCGCGTTCTTCGGCCTCGAAGTCTCCGACGCTCAACGGCTGCCCAACATCCACGGCGGCTCGATGCGAGTGTTCCTGACCAGGAAATCGGCGGGGTACCCCATCAATCCCCTGGTGGCCGAAATGCTGGACGAGGAGGCTGCCGGCGGCATGCTCGACCAGGCCACCTATGATGCTCGCGTTGAACGCTTCGATGAGACCGGCATGCGGCTTCGCGAAATGCTCGACGACCTCAAGGTGCAGGGCCTCCGGATCGCCGGATATGGCGCTTCGGCCCGCGGCAACACCATGATCACCTACTACGGGATCGGGACGCAGTATCTCGACTTCCTGGTCGACAAGAACCCGCTCAAGCACGGCCTGTTCTCGCCGAACCTGCGAATTCCCATCAGGCCGGTGGAAGCCATCGAGGAAGAAAAGCCGGACATCCTCTTCATGCTCGCGTGGAACTTCTTCGACGAAATCAAGGAGCAGCAAGCTGACTTCCGGGCGCGCGGAGGCAAGTTCCTTGTCCCGTTCCCGGAGCCACGGCTGGTCTAG